One genomic window of Chthonomonadales bacterium includes the following:
- a CDS encoding GlsB/YeaQ/YmgE family stress response membrane protein, which produces MGILWWIVVGVIAGFLAKAAVPGEGPGGVLGDLVTGIVGAIIGGWIMSALGFVGPGGMVWSIIVAFIGAVVLLLILRMATGRRTYV; this is translated from the coding sequence ATGGGGATCCTCTGGTGGATCGTTGTCGGCGTCATCGCCGGTTTCCTGGCGAAGGCGGCCGTGCCCGGCGAGGGGCCGGGCGGAGTCCTTGGCGATCTGGTGACCGGCATCGTGGGCGCGATCATCGGTGGCTGGATCATGAGCGCCCTGGGCTTCGTTGGCCCGGGAGGCATGGTCTGGAGCATCATCGTCGCGTTCATCGGCGCGGTCGTGCTGCTGCTGATCTTGCGGATGGCCACCGGACGGCGCACCTACGTGTGA